The genomic segment GACAAGCTGCGCGTGGCCGAGGGCGCGGGCGCGGACACGGTCATGGACCTGTCCACGGCCGGGAACCTGGACGAGCTGCGGCGGGAGATGCTGGCGGCCACGGCCCTGCCCCTGGGCACGGTGCCGATCTACGCCCTGGCCCAGCAGCGGATGCGCGAGGACCGCGACCCGGCGGACTTCGAGCCCGCAGACCTGCTGGCCGAGATCGAGAAGCAGGCCCGCCAGGGCGTGGACTTCATGACCGTGCACTGCGGCCTGACGCGGCGGGGCGCGGAGCTGGCCCGGGACGGCTCGCGGGAGCTGGGCATCGTCTCGCGCGGCGGGGCGATCCTGGCCCGCTGGATGCGCGGCCGGGCGGAGGAGAATCCGCTGCTCACGCACTACGACGCCATCCTGGACATCGCCCGGGCGCACAACGTGGTCCTGAGCCTGGGCGACGGGCTGCGGCCCGGCGCGGGCGCGGACGCGGGCGACCCGGCCCAGTGGGAGGAGGTCCTGACCCTGGGCGTGCTGGCCCGCCGGGCGCGGGCGGCCGGGGTCCAGGCCATGATCGAGGGCCCGGGGCACGTGCCGTTGCACCTCGTGCGCTCCCAGATCGAGGGCATCAAGCGGGCCACCTTCGGCGCGCCGCTCTACGTGCTCGGGCCGCTGGTCACGGACTGCGCCGCCGGGCGCGACCATCTGACCGGGGCCATCGGCGGGGCGCTGGCGGTCCTGGCCGGGGCGGACTTCCTCTGCTACCTGACCCCGGCCGAACATCTCTGTCTGCCGGACGCTTCGGACGTGCGCGAGGGCGTGCTGGCCTCGCGCATCGCTGCCC from the Desulfovibrio aminophilus DSM 12254 genome contains:
- the thiC gene encoding phosphomethylpyrimidine synthase ThiC codes for the protein MSLIRSGSVLSEVLESALPALAPYEGMTPEALRAGVEAGTLCLLANPAHAGARPTLIGRPGRVKVNANIGTSPLASDLAGEIDKLRVAEGAGADTVMDLSTAGNLDELRREMLAATALPLGTVPIYALAQQRMREDRDPADFEPADLLAEIEKQARQGVDFMTVHCGLTRRGAELARDGSRELGIVSRGGAILARWMRGRAEENPLLTHYDAILDIARAHNVVLSLGDGLRPGAGADAGDPAQWEEVLTLGVLARRARAAGVQAMIEGPGHVPLHLVRSQIEGIKRATFGAPLYVLGPLVTDCAAGRDHLTGAIGGALAVLAGADFLCYLTPAEHLCLPDASDVREGVLASRIAAQAAEASLGRPWAVERERGMSKARQALDWEGMARAALDPCLVRARSRGTEHGKECGMCGRFCAIRMSETGERG